The Mycteria americana isolate JAX WOST 10 ecotype Jacksonville Zoo and Gardens chromosome 16, USCA_MyAme_1.0, whole genome shotgun sequence DNA segment TATCGAGGTCGGTGACTATTTAtagcccccccaaaaccaggaCGGGTGGGGgaggacccaggtgtctgggccTTGCCCCTCCCCCCGACCCCATTCCTGGTGtgtcgtccgtcccccccccccccccccccgccccaacacCCACCAGAGAACGCAGGCGTCcgggcacccacagcccccccaacgctggggggcacccaggtgtcgggggggggggggtccggggtgcACCCAGTTGTCTGTGACCGCCCTCCCCTtggagggacccaggcgtccaggtcCCCCACCTGTGTCTGTGGGGCACCCAGACCctagggaccccccccacccttTGGGGGGGACCCAAACgttggcccccccccccccaacgcccccatttctctcccccccccccgcagcgcgAACGGTTGAAAAACATCGAGCGGATCTGCTGCCTCCTGCGCAAGGTGGGcctgcaccccaaactgcctTGGGGACCCCCAACTCCCCTCCTACCTCCTCAGTCACCCAATACCCCGGGGGGCCCCAGTATCCCCCTCAGCACCCCAATACTCCTGGAAGGGGCCTGGATTTGCCCCCCCTATACCCCCaggtgcccccccaaaccccctgggtACCCCCCCAATCCCCCTGGGTGTTCCCTCCAACCCCCCCCGGCTATCCCCCCAtatcccctgggcacccccaatTCTCCCTCTGGGTACCCCCCCAAcagcccctgggtgccccccaataCCTCCCTGGATACTCCCAAAACACCCCGTGGGATgcacccccccaaatcccctgggtgtcccccccaaTTCCCCTGGGTacccccaattcccccccagATGCCCCCCAATACCCCCTGGGTGTCCCCCAGTTCCCTCTGGGCACCCCAAATAACCCCCCAGGACCTGATATCACTCTGGGtaacctcccccccccagccccccaaaggGGACCCCAATACTCCTCAGGGGGAGCTGACATCCCCTGGGTGCTCCCTGTGGTCTCCCCAATACCCCCTGGACCCCGAAtaccccctggggaccccccagtTGCCCTGATacccctggggaccccaataCCCCCTGGGGACCCCTAACAACCCCTAGGGACCCCCAGTTGCCCTGAtaccctctgggacccccccaataCCCCATGGGTGCCCCTAACACCCCATGGGGCCCCCTAATACCCCCTGTGTGAACCCCCCAATTGCCCTAAtaccccctggggaccccaaataacccctggggacccccactTGCCCTGATACCCTCTGGGGACCCCAATACCCCATGGGCACCCCCTAACACCCCATGGGGCCCCCCAATTGCGCTGATACTCTCTGGGGTCCCCAATATCCTGTGGGGACCCCTAATGCCTCATGGCAACCCCCCAATTGCCCTGATACCCCATGAAGACCCCTGGTCGCCCTTGGGTACCCAAGACTCTCTGGGAACCCCCCTAATTTCCCTAACaacccccctggggacccccaattgccctgacaccccccctgccccaagcacCCCGGTCACCTCCCTGGGCTCCCAATACCCCTGGAAGCTCCCAATTGCTCCACCCCCACtctgggaccccccagggacccccaggccctcCAAGACCTCCAAGACCCCCCAAgaccctccagggacccccagggacccccagaccccccaagACTCTCCaagacccccagggacccccaggccctccaagacccccccagacccccccatgCCCTTCaagaccccccaagacccccccagggacccccagggacccccaggccctccaagaccccccagatcccccaagccttccccccccccccccccgggaccacCCCCCCCTTAATACCCCCAAGGACCCTGTAATTGCCCTCATCCCCCGCCAGGGGGCGCCAGCAAGGGGGTCATTTGAGGGCGGGCCTAATGGGGCGCGGCCCCGAGGGGGCGTGGCCTGACGCAGGGCGCCCCCAGCTGGTGGTCCCCGAGTACTGCATCCACGGGCTGTTCTGCCTGATGTTCCTCTGCGCGGCCCGAGTGGGTGACGCTGGGACTGAACCTGCCCCTGCTGCTCTACCACCTCTggaggtgggggggacacggggacacggggacatggggacatggggggggacatggggacatggggggggacacggggatatggggacatggggggacacagggacatgggacatggggggggacatggggacatggggggggacacagggatatggggacatggggggacacggggggacacggggacatggggacatggggacctgccCCTGCTGCTCTACCACCTCTGGaggtggggggacatggggggacacgggggacacgggggacacggggacatggggacatagggacATGGAGACatgggagggggacatggggacatgtggggggatatggggacatggggacctgccCCTGCTGCTCTACCACCTCTggaggtggggggacacggggcgacatggggacatggggacatagggacatgggggggcatggggggggacatggggacatggaggggacacggggacatgggggacatggggacatgggggagacacagggacgtggggacatggggacctgccCCTGCTGCTCTACCACCTCTAGAAGTAggaggacatgggggggacatgggggacacggggacatgggggacacggggacatgggggacacggggacatgccCCTGCTGCTCTACGACCTCAGGAGGTGGGGGGCGGGGaacatggggacacagagggacacagggacagggggtACATGGGGACCTGCCACCACCACTGTGGCACCTGGGTCACCTGCGGAGGTAGGAGGTGACACGGGGGTCGGGGacctgccactgctgctgtggcACCTGGGTGACCTCTGGAGgtaggggggacacggggacacgggggtcaGGGACCTGCCGCCACTCCTGTGTCACCTGTGTCGTCTCTGGAGGTAGGGGGGTGACGTGGGTGATGGGtagggggtgacagggggggaCATGGACCTGCCACCGCTGCTATGTTACGTTGTGGTCATgtaggtgggggggggggggggggtggcggcgaGGGTGACGCGGGGTCCCAGCCATCCCGCGGTGTCCCTGTGCgaggtgtccccgtgtccccagtgcgGTGCTGTCCCTGCCCCCCCAcgccccgtccccatgtccccatgtccccccccaggtACTTCCACCGCCCGGCGGACGGCTCGGAGGGGCTCTTCGACGCCGTCTCCATCATGGACGCCGACATCCTGGGCTACTGCCAGAAGGAGGCCTGGTGCAAGCTGGCCTTCtacctcctctccttcttctACTACCTGTACAGGTGCCAgtaggggcactgggaggcactggagggGAGTGGGacggcactgggaggcactgggaggggagtggtgGGCACTGAGATGGgactgggggcgctggggggaTTGGGAGGGCACtaggggcactgggaaggggctCGAGGGGAGTGGGGGCACTGGGTGcaactgggaggggacagggaggcactgggaggggaccggtgggcactgggaggcactgggaggggagtggtgGGCACTGAGATGGGgactgggggcgctgggggggaTTGGGAGGGCACtaggggcactgggaaggggctCGAGGGgagtgggggcactggggtgcaactgggaggggacagggaggcactgggaggggaccggtgggcactgggaagcactgggaggggaaTGGCAGGGCACTGGGAtaggactgggaggcactgggatggactggtgggcactgggaggggagtggggacATTGGGATGGGATTGGGAGGGGACTGGAAggcactgggatgggactggggccACTGGGATAGGagtgggaggggactgggggcactgggaggggagtgggggtcactgggaggcactgggatgggactggTGGGCACTGGGATTGGATTGGGGGCACTGgcacggggctgggagggggagtgGAGGCACTGGGGTGCgactgggaggggacagggaggcactgggatgggactggtgggcactgggaggcactgggatgggactgggggcCACTGGGGAGGAACTGgcaggggactgggaggcactgggagcagactgggcagcactgggaggggactggggacactgagATGGGACTGGAAGGCACTGGAGTGATTAGGGgaactgggaaggcactgggaggcactgggaggcactgggaggggagtggggggcctgaggatggaggtggtggggcagggatgggactgggggggcactgggatggactggaaggcactgggagcGCCATGGTGCCCTTCTCCCCAGTATGGTGTACACACTGGTGAGCTTCTGAgggcccccgccgctgccccggacgccggggtc contains these protein-coding regions:
- the LOC142417956 gene encoding LOW QUALITY PROTEIN: protein cornichon homolog 2-like (The sequence of the model RefSeq protein was modified relative to this genomic sequence to represent the inferred CDS: deleted 1 base in 1 codon); the protein is TLGTPPTLWGGPKRWPPPPQRPHFSPPPPQRERLKNIERICCLLRKLVVPEYCIHGLFCLMFLCAPEWVTLGLNLPLLLYHLWRYFHRPADGSEGLFDAVSIMDADILGYCQKEAWCKLAFYLLSFFYYLYSMVYTLVSF